A single genomic interval of Polaribacter vadi harbors:
- a CDS encoding DUF5916 domain-containing protein: MFRKILLLLIAFLCIHQLKAQNQKNRKTIKTTRVANAPKIDGLLNDEAWENAEIATNFVIFRPENGKLVSPEYQTKVKVVYDDDAVYISAQMNDPDPENIPSEFAVRDNFSIADFFLVTINPNDDGQNPFEFIVQITGNQADAKVSNGNEDLNWSAVWDAATKITDKGWNVEIEIPYRALRFANRPVQSWGFNFHRRLEKLNEQHTWTHVNNTVGRWTQYDGLIEDFRNIKPSTRLNLYPYASATTNTFEGNTEFDWSVGMDIKYGLTENFTLDATLIPDFSQVGFDDVVLNLGPFEQQFTEQRQFFTEGTELFNTANLFYSRRIGASPIDQFDVSSTLINQDNFDINNQKINEEIIDYPGKVTMINAVKISGRTKKGLGIGFFNAITQKTEATIQTRTSTNNNGTITEEINTRKEVIDPFTNFNILVLDQQFNQNSSISLINTNVTRDGRFRDANVTALDWHIETKDSKYNADGSFRMSNISDDVNQPNTGYTFDNSFGYDFENWFWELGYNSENKDFNSNDLGILFTNDQQTIYGNLGWKTVQPTKNFNRIWVNSYHNLNYQHFSGVYTGYNAGVGGSAQTRERFSFGGNFNYGSESKDFFEPRQGTTSGQFFIQPERININAWFETNSQKKLEISADAYNTSFTNNPKLSYGFSVAPRYRFNNQFSLRYRLNYNKTLDDQGYVDETDDNIIFGFRDRKSYTNTISGKYSFSTKSSLSISFRHYWSSVKYNSYANLFSDGKLYPNSDYVGNDVNFNSWNLDLNYIWQFAPGSQLIAFYRNSIFNTDSDSRLDFFENLDNLFEQSQRHTVSVRFVYFIDYNKLKNIF; the protein is encoded by the coding sequence ATGTTCAGAAAAATCTTACTACTGCTAATTGCATTTTTATGCATTCATCAACTTAAAGCTCAAAATCAAAAAAACAGAAAAACAATTAAGACTACAAGAGTTGCCAACGCTCCTAAAATTGATGGTCTTTTAAATGATGAAGCTTGGGAAAATGCTGAAATAGCAACAAATTTTGTTATTTTTAGACCTGAAAATGGTAAACTAGTAAGTCCTGAATATCAAACTAAAGTAAAGGTTGTTTATGATGATGATGCTGTTTACATTTCAGCTCAAATGAACGATCCTGATCCTGAAAATATTCCAAGTGAATTTGCTGTAAGGGATAACTTTTCAATTGCTGATTTTTTCTTGGTAACCATCAATCCAAATGACGATGGTCAAAATCCTTTTGAATTTATTGTTCAAATTACAGGAAACCAAGCTGATGCAAAAGTTTCTAATGGCAATGAAGATTTAAACTGGAGTGCTGTTTGGGATGCTGCTACAAAAATTACAGACAAAGGTTGGAATGTAGAAATAGAAATTCCTTACAGAGCTTTACGTTTTGCAAATAGACCTGTACAATCTTGGGGATTTAATTTTCATAGAAGATTAGAAAAACTAAACGAACAACATACTTGGACGCATGTAAACAATACTGTTGGAAGATGGACACAATATGATGGTTTAATTGAAGATTTTAGAAATATAAAACCATCAACAAGACTAAATTTATATCCTTACGCTTCTGCAACTACCAATACTTTTGAAGGAAATACCGAGTTTGATTGGAGTGTTGGTATGGACATTAAATATGGTTTAACAGAAAATTTTACGTTGGATGCCACTCTTATTCCTGATTTTAGTCAAGTTGGTTTTGATGATGTGGTGTTAAATCTAGGGCCTTTTGAGCAACAATTTACGGAACAAAGACAATTTTTTACAGAAGGAACAGAACTTTTTAACACTGCCAATTTATTTTATTCAAGAAGAATTGGAGCCTCACCAATAGATCAATTTGATGTTTCATCAACCTTAATAAATCAAGATAATTTTGATATAAATAATCAAAAAATAAACGAAGAAATAATTGATTATCCTGGAAAAGTAACCATGATAAATGCCGTTAAAATATCAGGAAGAACAAAAAAAGGACTTGGAATTGGTTTTTTTAATGCAATAACTCAAAAAACAGAAGCAACCATACAAACAAGAACATCAACAAATAATAATGGTACAATTACTGAGGAAATAAATACGAGAAAAGAAGTTATAGATCCTTTTACAAATTTTAATATTTTAGTTTTAGACCAACAATTTAATCAAAATTCAAGTATTTCTTTAATCAACACAAACGTTACAAGAGATGGACGATTTAGAGACGCAAACGTAACTGCTTTAGATTGGCATATAGAAACTAAAGACAGCAAATACAATGCAGATGGTTCTTTTAGAATGAGTAATATTTCTGATGATGTAAACCAACCAAATACTGGCTACACTTTTGATAATAGCTTTGGGTATGACTTTGAAAACTGGTTTTGGGAATTAGGCTACAATTCTGAAAACAAAGACTTTAATTCTAATGATTTAGGTATTTTATTTACAAACGATCAACAAACTATTTATGGAAATTTAGGTTGGAAAACTGTGCAACCCACTAAAAATTTTAACAGAATTTGGGTTAATTCATATCATAATTTAAACTATCAACATTTTTCTGGAGTCTACACAGGTTATAATGCTGGAGTTGGTGGAAGTGCGCAAACTAGAGAGCGTTTTTCATTTGGTGGTAATTTTAATTATGGAAGTGAAAGTAAAGATTTTTTTGAGCCAAGACAAGGCACTACAAGTGGTCAGTTTTTTATTCAACCAGAAAGAATAAATATAAATGCCTGGTTTGAAACAAATTCACAAAAAAAATTAGAAATTAGCGCAGATGCTTACAACACAAGTTTTACAAACAACCCAAAACTAAGCTATGGATTTAGTGTAGCTCCTAGATATCGTTTTAATAACCAATTTTCATTAAGATATCGATTAAATTATAATAAAACTTTAGACGATCAAGGATATGTAGATGAAACTGATGATAACATTATTTTTGGTTTTAGAGATCGAAAAAGTTATACAAATACTATTTCTGGTAAATATAGTTTTAGTACAAAATCTTCGTTATCAATTAGCTTTAGACATTATTGGAGTTCAGTAAAATATAATTCTTATGCTAATTTATTTTCGGATGGTAAATTATATCCAAATTCTGATTACGTAGGTAATGATGTAAATTTTAACAGCTGGAATTTAGATTTAAACTATATCTGGCAATTTGCACCAGGAAGTCAGTTAATTGCTTTTTATAGAAATTCGATTTTTAATACAGACTCAGATTCAAGATTAGATTTTTTCGAAAATTTGGATAATTTATTCGAACAATCTCAAAGGCACACAGTTTCTGTAAGATTTGTATATTTTATTGATTATAATAAATTGAAAAACATTTTTTAA
- a CDS encoding ABC transporter ATP-binding protein: MIVTKNIHKYYGDVEVLKGLDLEIKKGEIVAIVGPSGAGKTTLLQILGTLDKPIKEEDFELSINDISLKNLSDKQLSEFRNNHIGFIFQFHQLLPEFSALENVCIPAFIGKKSKKEAEKRAKELLEFLGLSHRIHHKPNELSGGEQQRVAVARALINNPSVILADEPSGNLDSESAKNLHELFFKLRDQFGQTFVLVTHNETLANMADRKLTMKDGKII, from the coding sequence ATGATTGTAACAAAAAATATCCATAAATATTATGGTGATGTTGAAGTTTTAAAAGGATTAGATTTAGAAATAAAAAAGGGTGAAATTGTTGCTATTGTTGGTCCTTCTGGAGCAGGTAAAACAACTTTATTACAAATTTTAGGCACTTTAGATAAGCCTATTAAAGAAGAAGATTTTGAATTATCAATCAATGATATTTCATTAAAAAATCTTTCTGACAAGCAACTTTCCGAATTTAGAAACAATCATATTGGTTTTATATTTCAATTTCATCAATTATTACCAGAATTTTCTGCATTAGAAAATGTATGCATTCCAGCTTTCATAGGTAAAAAATCTAAAAAAGAAGCTGAAAAAAGAGCCAAAGAATTACTAGAATTTTTAGGATTATCTCACAGAATTCACCACAAACCAAACGAACTTTCTGGTGGAGAACAACAAAGAGTTGCAGTTGCAAGAGCTTTAATTAACAATCCTTCAGTTATTTTAGCAGATGAACCAAGTGGAAATTTAGATAGCGAATCTGCTAAAAACTTACACGAATTATTTTTTAAATTACGTGATCAATTTGGCCAAACCTTTGTTTTAGTAACTCATAATGAAACCCTTGCAAATATGGCTGATAGAAAATTGACCATGAAAGATGGTAAAATTATTTAG
- a CDS encoding CPBP family intramembrane glutamic endopeptidase, whose amino-acid sequence MKETFLNLINYLKNPILEKDNNKDLNYRFKIFFHILFISILTGIIITPIFALFEEMNWINMENHKVEEMFAGMNKLLIILTGAIIVPTIEEVIFRGPITTFKTPKSFKIGFYVLTLLFGFVHITNFDFTTSVLLLSPILVLPQLLVGGYFGYIRVRFGLQWSILLHGSYNCFFILLSFIPES is encoded by the coding sequence ATGAAAGAAACGTTTCTAAACCTTATCAACTATCTTAAAAATCCAATATTAGAAAAAGACAACAATAAAGACTTAAACTATCGTTTTAAGATATTTTTTCACATTCTTTTTATCAGCATTTTAACGGGTATTATTATCACTCCAATCTTTGCGCTTTTCGAAGAAATGAATTGGATAAATATGGAGAATCATAAAGTTGAAGAAATGTTTGCTGGCATGAATAAATTATTGATTATTCTTACTGGTGCTATTATTGTACCAACTATTGAAGAAGTAATTTTCAGAGGACCAATTACTACTTTTAAAACACCAAAATCTTTTAAAATAGGTTTTTATGTACTTACGCTTCTTTTTGGTTTTGTACATATTACCAATTTTGATTTTACTACAAGTGTACTTTTATTATCGCCAATTTTAGTCTTACCACAGTTATTAGTTGGTGGTTATTTTGGATATATAAGAGTTCGTTTTGGCTTGCAATGGTCTATTTTATTGCATGGTTCTTATAATTGCTTTTTTATTCTTCTAAGTTTTATTCCTGAATCTTAA